The Pirellulales bacterium DNA segment CCTTTTGCCGCTGCTTCCACACCCATGGCCAAAACCTCGCGAGCTCGACTCGTATTCAATTCTCCGGCAGCCACTTTTTTAATCAGTTCGGCTAGCCCCGCGGGTTGAGCGATGCGTTGTCGGTACTCTTCGAGACCGATGTTGCGGTCTTTAAGTTCGCGCAGCACATCTTGCGTCACCCAGTTGGCCGCCAGCTTGCCGTCGCCGCACAATTCGGCCAACTCCAGATAATACTCGACCAGCGGCCGGCCCTTGTTCACGATCACGTCGCTGTCGTAGGGCGTGATGTTATACGTCAGCTCCAGCCGGTGCCGCAGGTCGGCGGGCAACTCACCCAGACCCTCGCGCACCGCCTCAATCTGCTCCTCAGTCACCGTCACGGGCACCAAGTCGGGGTCGGGAAAGTAGCGATAATCGCTCGATTCTTCCTTGTGCCGCTGAGCGCGGGTGATGTTTTCCACGTCGTCCCAACCGCGGGTCTGCTTCGGCACTTGCCCCAATCGCTGGCCCGTCTGCTGAAACACCTCATACTGCCGCTCGGCCTCGTAGGCCAACGCCCGCTCCACCGCCCGAAAGCTGTTCATGTTCTTGACTTCGACGATCGGCGTGGGGATGCGGTGACCGTCGGGCTGATGTACGTGAAGGTTCACGTTGGCGTCGACGCGCAGGCTCCCCTCCTGCATGTTGCAGTCGCTCACGCCCAGATAGGTGAGCAGCAGTTTCAGCTCGTCGAGATAGGCGGCGGCCTCCAGCGGCGACCGCATGTCGGGCTGCGACACGATTTCCAACAGCGGCGTGCCCGCCCGGTTCAGGTCGATCTTGCTGTCGGCCTCGCCCGACTTCTCGTCGTGCATGCTCTTGCCGGCGTCTTCTTCGAGGTGGGCGCGGATGATGCCCACGCGTTTTCGCTCGAAGCGGCACTTGGAATCGCCGATCTCCAGATATCCATCGGAGCTGAAGGGCAGATCGTATTGGCTGATCTGATAGCCCTTCGGCAGATCGGGATAGTAATACTGCTTGCGGTCCCACTTGGTGTACTTGGCGATCTGGCAGTTCAGCGCCACGGCCGTGCGCAGGCCCAGCTCGAAGGCCCGGCGGTTCATCACGGGCAGCGTGCCCGGCATGCCGGTGCAGACGGGACAGGTCTGCGTATTGGCCGGCGCCCCGAAGCGCGTGCTGCACCCGCAGAACAGCTTGCTCTGGGTGAGAAGCTGCACGTGGACTTCAAGGCCGATGATGGTGGTGTAGGGCTGGGATTGGCTCACTGGATAAGTCCCGGTAGACGGTAGACGGTAGACGGTAGACGGGGCACCGCAGTTCGATCCAATGCTTCGCGACCCCCGTCTACCGTCTACTGTCTACCGTCTACCTTTTATTCGCTCCGGGTTGACCATCTAATCTTTATCATTGAGCGCGGGCCTGCGTGTGTGCCACTCCGTCGCCTGCTGATACATGTGACACGCCCGCAACAGGCGTACTTCTTCGAACGGCGGCCCTTGCAACTGCAGGCCGATCGGCAGGCCGCCGGCGCTGAAGCCGCAGGGAAAGGCGATGCCGCCGATGCCCGCCAGGTTCGCGGTCACCGTGTAGAGATCGACCAGGTACATCGACAACGGGTCGTTCACCTTTTCGCCGATCTTGAAAGCGGGACTGGTGGTGACCGGGCCGACAATCAGGTCGACTTCCTGGAAGGCGCGGTCGAAATCCTGGCGGATCAGCCGCCGGACCTTGAGGGCCTTGAGATAAAACTTGTCGGCGTAGCCCGCGCTCAGCGCGTAGGTGCCCAGGATGATGCGGCGTTTGACCTCGGCGCCAAACCCTTCGGCCCGGCTGCGGCGATAGAGCCGGACCAGCGGCGTGTCCATGTCGTCGAGTCCACGCTGGTCGCCGGCGGCTTGCAGTCGGCCTCGCTCCGCAGCCATTTCGGCCTGCATGGCCTTTTCGTCAGTGCGATAGCCGTAGTGGACGCCGTCGTAGCGGGCCAGATTGCTCGAGGCTTCGCTGGGAGCGATGATGTAGTAGGCGGCCACGCCATATTTGCTGTGCGGCAGCGAAATCTCTTTCACCTTCGCTCCCAGCGACTGATAGACCTTCACCGCCTCGCGCACCGCCGCCTCGACTTCGCTCTCCAGCCCTTCGCCGAAATGCTCGCGCACCAGGCCCAGCGTCAGCCCCGTGAGCGGCTGCGTGACAGTCTGGCTGTAGGCCGGCACGGGCCGATCGACGGAGGTCGAATCATAGGGGTCGTGGCCGGCGATCACTTCCAGCAAGAGGGCCGCGTCCTGGGCCGTGCGGGCCAAGGGGCCGATCTGGTCGAGGCTGCTGGCGAACGCCACCAGGCCGAACCGACTCACGCGCCCGTAGGTCGGCTTCATTCCCGTCACGCCGCAGAGTGCCGCGGGTTGCCGGATGGAGCCGCCGGTATCCGTGCCGATCGACAAGGGCGCCATGGACGCGGCCACACAGGCCGCCGCGCCCCCGCTGGATCCGCCCGGAGTGCGCTGTGGATCCCAGGGATTGCGGGTCATCTGGAAGGCCGAGTTCTCCGTCGAGCCGCCCATGGCGAACTCGTCGAGGTTCGTGCGGCCGATCAGCACCGCATCGGCCGCCTTCAACTTGGCGACCGCCGTGGCGTCGTAGGGGGCCACGAAGTTCTCCAAGATGCGCGAGGCGCAAGTTGTCTTCTCGCCGCGGCTGCACAGCAAATCTTTCACGGCCACGGGCAAGCCGGCCAAGCGGCCCAGCCGTTCGCCGTTGCGTCGCCGCTGGTCGATATGTCGGGCCTGTTCGAGAGCCGCGATGGAATTGAACCGCAGGAAGGCGCCCACCATTTTGTCGTGGGCTTCGATGCGGTCCACGAACGCTTGCGTGGCCTCGGCCGAAGTGACGCGGCCCGCCGTAAGTTCGGCCAGCAGTTCCGTGGCGGTGAGTTCGGTCAGGTTCGACATGCGCGGGGCTGGTCCTTCTATTCCCCCAGCACGGCCGGCACCAAATAAAACTCGCCATCGGTGTGCGGGGCGCGGGCCAACATGGTCAACCGCTCATAACTGGGGCGCACTTCGTCGGGCCGGAACACGTTGGCGATTTCGACGGCGTGGGCCATCGGTTCCACGTCTTCGGTATCCAGCTCGGCCAGCAAGTCCATGTAGCCGAGCACCTGGCCGAGTTGCTCGGTCATGGCGGTCAGCTCGGCCTCGGTAAGCTGCAGCCGGGCCAGAAGCGAGACCCTTTCGACTTCGGCGCGCGACAGGCTCATGATTTGGCAGCGGCCTTCTTACCCTTCGACGGCGTTTTGGCGGCTTTCTTCTCGGTCTTGCCGGCTTTGGCGGCGTCGGTCGGCAGCTTGAAGGGAGCCGCCCGGACCAGCTTCACGACCGAGCCGCTGCGGATGCACTGGGTGCAGACCCGCATCGACTTGTTCGTGCCGCCCACGGTGACGCGGATGCGCTGCAAGTTGGGCTTGAATTCTCGGCGGCTGATGCCGGTGATCTTGGTGCCGACGCCGCCGAGATACTTGGCCTTGCCGCGGGTGGTGATCGAATTGCCTCTTTGCGGAGACTTGCCGCAAACTTCGCAGGCCTGGGCCATGAAAAAACTCCGATAACGTCTTCGTGCAGCGAAAAACTGGAAACTCACAGTATATCGCTTCGCTGGCTGGCTGCAACCGCGTTCGGGCAAAGGGGCGAATAACCGTAAAACTCAGTCGGTTTCGTGGCGGTGCTTGGAAAGTGGGCGGGTAAAGGCATCTCGCGTCGTCGTAGCACGGTGGCCCCATTTTAACGTGTGCAGACGCACGGCTAGAATAGGGCGCGGCTGGTTGGTGTTTTCCGCGTCGCGTCGATGGTGCCGCGGTTCTTCTGCCGCTCCGGAGTTACCAATGCAAATCCTGCTTGCGCTGGGCGGAATCGTCCTGATCGTGCTGGTGCTGGTCGACGCCTTCGAGGCGGTGGTGCTGCCGCGGCGGGTGACGCGCAAGTTTCGGCCGGCGCGGCTCTTTTATCGCCTGGCCTGGAGCGTGTGGCGAGCGGCGGCGCTCGGCCTGCCGCGTGGCAAGCGCCGCCAGGACTTTTTGAGCGTGTTTGGGCCGTTCTCGCTGCTGGCCCTGTTCGCCGTCTGGGCCACCGTGCTCATCATCGGCTTCGCCCTGGTGCATTGGGCGCTGGCCACGCCGCTGTGCCTGGCGAACGACGATCGCCAGCGAGGTTTCGGTCTCTATCTCTATATGAGCGGCGTCACCTTCTTCACGCTGGGCTATGGCGACGTGGCTCCGTCCGCCGCGCTGGGGCGGTTGCTGGCCGTGGTCGAGGCGGGCACCGGCTTCGGCTTTCTGGCGGTCATCATCGGCTATCTGCCCAGCTTCTCGCAGGCCTCGTCGCAGCGCGAGATCACCATCTCGCTGCTCGACGCCCGTGCCGGCTCGCCGCCGACCGCGGCCGAAGGCATTTTGCGGGCGGCGCGATCGGGCCGCGTTTCGAGCCTAGTGCCTTTCTTCGCGGAATGGGAGCGTTGGGCGGCGCAGCTTTTGGAGAGCCATCTCTCCTATCCGATGTTGGTCTATTACCGCTCGCAACACGACAACCAGTCGTGGCTGGCGGCGCTGACGGCCGTGCTCGACGGCAGCGCTCTGATGATCGCCGGCATCACGGACGTCGACTGTTATCAGGCACAATTGACGTTCGCCATGGCGCGGCACGCCGTCGTCGATCTGTCGTTGGTGCTCAAGGTGCCGCCGCGCGCTCCTGCGGCGGACCGTTTGCCGCCCGAAGAGTTTGAGCGATTGCGGCGGTTGTTCGCCGAGGCCGGCGTCCATTTCCACGAGTCGGGCAAGACCGAGCAGAGGGTCGCCGAATTGCGGGCCATGTACG contains these protein-coding regions:
- the gatB gene encoding Asp-tRNA(Asn)/Glu-tRNA(Gln) amidotransferase subunit GatB, coding for MSQSQPYTTIIGLEVHVQLLTQSKLFCGCSTRFGAPANTQTCPVCTGMPGTLPVMNRRAFELGLRTAVALNCQIAKYTKWDRKQYYYPDLPKGYQISQYDLPFSSDGYLEIGDSKCRFERKRVGIIRAHLEEDAGKSMHDEKSGEADSKIDLNRAGTPLLEIVSQPDMRSPLEAAAYLDELKLLLTYLGVSDCNMQEGSLRVDANVNLHVHQPDGHRIPTPIVEVKNMNSFRAVERALAYEAERQYEVFQQTGQRLGQVPKQTRGWDDVENITRAQRHKEESSDYRYFPDPDLVPVTVTEEQIEAVREGLGELPADLRHRLELTYNITPYDSDVIVNKGRPLVEYYLELAELCGDGKLAANWVTQDVLRELKDRNIGLEEYRQRIAQPAGLAELIKKVAAGELNTSRAREVLAMGVEAAAKGGAVLSGQAIVELIKSQGIEAVDDGTLVELCRELVAANPKLVADVKAGKLQAAGAFVGQAKKKNPNVNPGRVREICLELIEKI
- the gatA gene encoding Asp-tRNA(Asn)/Glu-tRNA(Gln) amidotransferase subunit GatA; the encoded protein is MSNLTELTATELLAELTAGRVTSAEATQAFVDRIEAHDKMVGAFLRFNSIAALEQARHIDQRRRNGERLGRLAGLPVAVKDLLCSRGEKTTCASRILENFVAPYDATAVAKLKAADAVLIGRTNLDEFAMGGSTENSAFQMTRNPWDPQRTPGGSSGGAAACVAASMAPLSIGTDTGGSIRQPAALCGVTGMKPTYGRVSRFGLVAFASSLDQIGPLARTAQDAALLLEVIAGHDPYDSTSVDRPVPAYSQTVTQPLTGLTLGLVREHFGEGLESEVEAAVREAVKVYQSLGAKVKEISLPHSKYGVAAYYIIAPSEASSNLARYDGVHYGYRTDEKAMQAEMAAERGRLQAAGDQRGLDDMDTPLVRLYRRSRAEGFGAEVKRRIILGTYALSAGYADKFYLKALKVRRLIRQDFDRAFQEVDLIVGPVTTSPAFKIGEKVNDPLSMYLVDLYTVTANLAGIGGIAFPCGFSAGGLPIGLQLQGPPFEEVRLLRACHMYQQATEWHTRRPALNDKD
- the gatC gene encoding Asp-tRNA(Asn)/Glu-tRNA(Gln) amidotransferase subunit GatC, giving the protein MSLSRAEVERVSLLARLQLTEAELTAMTEQLGQVLGYMDLLAELDTEDVEPMAHAVEIANVFRPDEVRPSYERLTMLARAPHTDGEFYLVPAVLGE
- the rpmB gene encoding 50S ribosomal protein L28; the encoded protein is MAQACEVCGKSPQRGNSITTRGKAKYLGGVGTKITGISRREFKPNLQRIRVTVGGTNKSMRVCTQCIRSGSVVKLVRAAPFKLPTDAAKAGKTEKKAAKTPSKGKKAAAKS
- a CDS encoding potassium channel family protein — translated: MQILLALGGIVLIVLVLVDAFEAVVLPRRVTRKFRPARLFYRLAWSVWRAAALGLPRGKRRQDFLSVFGPFSLLALFAVWATVLIIGFALVHWALATPLCLANDDRQRGFGLYLYMSGVTFFTLGYGDVAPSAALGRLLAVVEAGTGFGFLAVIIGYLPSFSQASSQREITISLLDARAGSPPTAAEGILRAARSGRVSSLVPFFAEWERWAAQLLESHLSYPMLVYYRSQHDNQSWLAALTAVLDGSALMIAGITDVDCYQAQLTFAMARHAVVDLSLVLKVPPRAPAADRLPPEEFERLRRLFAEAGVHFHESGKTEQRVAELRAMYEPFAAALSDWLLFPLPPIVSATEPVDNWQTSPWTRRTPGIGALPGAEVENEHFQ